From Penicillium psychrofluorescens genome assembly, chromosome: 6, one genomic window encodes:
- a CDS encoding uncharacterized protein (ID:PFLUO_009435-T1.cds;~source:funannotate), whose protein sequence is MPVKEITSHQDFNEALSADGSVVVLDSWAKSCKPCEAIAPVMEKFSEEFADVRFYKMDVDAVDDVAQELGISAIPTILLFRDGLKITEVVGAHTKTIESAIQEALSFGIHGVGET, encoded by the exons ATGCCAGTCAAAGAAATCACCTC ACACCAAGACTTCAACGAGGCCTTATCCGCCGACGGCAGCGTAGTGGTTCTCGACAGCTGGGCGAAATCGTGCAAACCATGCGAAGCCATTGCCCCGGTGATGGAAAAGTTCAGTGAGGAGTTCGCCGACGTCAGATTCTACAAGATGGATGTGGACGCTGTCGACGATGTTgcgcaggagctgggcattAGCGCCATCCCGAcgattcttcttttccggGATGGGCTGAAGATCACGGAGGTTGTGGGGGCTCATACGAAGACTATCGAGAGTGCGATCCAAGAGGCGCTTTCTTTTGGGATTCATGGGGTTGGGGAGACATAG
- a CDS encoding uncharacterized protein (ID:PFLUO_009436-T1.cds;~source:funannotate), whose translation MADDIVNTPVPGTQPYDVEEAKDCKGADAPEMAEVKDLRKGLQQRHIQMIALAGTIGTGLFLGSGRALADAGPAGIFGGVIRPAAYFVDPAFSFAQGWNVTYQYLISIPAEISAAAVIVQFWVTINNAIWVTIFSAILFASNIFLVRIYGEVEFTFAILKVCLVVGMNIMGIVLTAGGGPDHRAIGFKYWNDPGPFVQYLGVPGALGRFMGFWSVFANAAYAYSSVETISMAAAETHAPRRNIPKAAKRVFVRVALFYIVSVFMVTLLVPSNDKMLLRSTGTAAQSPFLIAASRSHVKVVPHIINAIVLTSAWSSGNSTLLSGSRILYGLAREGQAPRFLARTSRWGVPYLGVLGIGMWMALGYMSVSATAETVFTWLQDLVACAQIMSWLVICTTYLRFYYAMKKQGIPRTRLPWKAPFQPYAAWMTLISLSIILLTGGYTTFIHGHWSTETFISAYLDIGIFAALYFGYKIWYRTKIVSLDESPVARFVEIAENDPDPPEGPKSRWSKINILWS comes from the exons ATGGCGGACGATATTGTCAATACCCCAGTGCCTGGCACCCAGCCCTATGATGTTGAAGAGGCCAAAGACTGCAaaggagcagatgctcctgagatggcggaggtgaAAGATCTGAG AAAGGgtctgcagcagcgccacATTCAGATGATCGCATTAGCAGGCACAATTGGAACAGGACTTTTCCTTGGCTCCGGACGAGCGTTGGCCGATGCCGGGCCAGCAGGTATTTT TGGAGGTGTTATCCGACCTGCTGCTTACTTTGTGGACCCTGCTTTCTCCTTTGCGCAAGGTTGGAACGTCACTTATCAATatctcatctccatccccgcTGAGATCTCTGCGGCGGCAGTGATCGTTCAGTTCTGGGTGACTATCAACAATGCCATTTGGGTGACAATTTTCAGCGCAATTCTCTTTGCAAGCAACATCTTTCTTGTTCGTATCTACGGAGAAGTGGAGTTCACATTTGCCATTCTGAAGGTCTGTCTGGTTGTCGGCATGAATATAATG GGCATTGTACTCACCGCAGGAGGCGGCCCCGATCACCGAGCCATCGGCTTTAAATACTGGAATGACCCTGGGCCTTTTGTTCAGTATCTCGGCGTTCCGGGAGCATTGGGCCGTTTTATGGGGTTCTGGTCTGTCTTCGCCAACGCCGCGTATGCCTATTCCTCGGTCGAGACAATCTCCATGGCCGCAGCAGAGACACATGCGCCGCGACGAAATATTCCCAAAGCCGCTAAAAGAGTCTTCGTCCGAGTCGCACTATTTTATA TCGTATCTGTCTTCATGGTTACCCTGCTCGTTCCCTCCAACGACAAAATGCTATTGAGAAGCACCGGCACAGCCGCCCAATCGCCATTCCTCATCGCCGCAAGCCGCTCCCATGTGAAGGTAGTGCCTCACATTATCAATGCAATCGTATTGACCAGCGCATGGAGCTCAGGCAACTCAA CTCTCCTCAGCGGCTCCCGCATTCTCTACGGCCTAGCTCGGGAGGGCCAGGCTCCGCGCTTCCTAGCCCGCACTAGCCGCTGGGGCGTGCCGTACTTGGGCGTCCTCGGAATCGGAATGTGGATGGCCCTAGGCTACATGTCCGTCAGCGCCACGGCCGAGACGGTATTCACGTGGCTCCAAGATCTAGTGGCGTGTGCGCAAATCATGAGTTGGTTGGTCATCTGCACTACGTATCTGCGCTTCTACTACGCCATGAAGAAGCAGGGTATTCCTCGAACGAGACTCCCATGGAAAGCGCCCTTTCAGCCGTATGCAGCGTGGATGACCCTGATTTCGCTTTCTATTATTTTGTTGACGGGTGGTTATACCACTTTTATTCATGGGCA CTGGTCAACCGAGACATTCATCTCCGCTTATCTTGACATTGGTATCTTCGCCGCTCTCTACTTTGGATATAAGATCTGGTATCGTACCAAGATTGTCTCCTTAGATGAATCGCCCGTCGCGAGGTTTGTAGAGATTGCAGAGAACGATCCTGATCCGCCAGAGGGTCCCAAGTCCCGGTGGTCGAAGATCAATATCTTGTGGAGTTAG
- a CDS encoding uncharacterized protein (ID:PFLUO_009437-T1.cds;~source:funannotate), with the protein MGLGAGQRPLSEVSPMAQRRNSPSWNQVSKTPSGDSAAYDGSPLNNSSSTLLFWKGRDSPSPYNKGSENRNPYDPEGSYFPSKRPSLEDLKRVSRVKNHNMFRESGQEYDPTQVSVPHRPWAAERSPQRESLVNTAKPQHDDSPATQTPRPPSPSKEQPSPGKSSLSKGSRYGKAFDPQSDIWSEFDSIGQRHAKSVKFDVAPPQVNEYEMTTPDPSSVASGSRENSYDSEDDEDISFEHESSVEHEDSFDASLEDIEKTPVVLPDDWRFMSPANDGENGDPFIEHVESRSTNAHSERESAQHERVESFDSNGDPRPLPPLPSVNRLSGSGPASPSRLAAAFELGSGSQRTLPAPPSPASYSKSDFGGRVSLEERLRLMMLQEDETDDDDKENAALRESRLRPSSLMKDSDNKEAEESQDNFFSPPRISRDSILRDIRKSESYEEDDSEDEISQTASSPHHYDHYDPDVPIPSLENDDDDDSSSVIVKEEEHEHDLYAIPDYYNHLSDNSLSSKDPRAQYDQDSSYSLHDAAGSDGTDSGHTTPVREEQTEPAAQPSTGLKDLSEKGEARPLDMVSIRESLGPRPTTPEQQEEQVSEPGTPDSVIRHPVEDEEDEEEEKEESSSDEAVPEPIATVRAPGAGLKVRPSLTPADLVSMAAARRKISGQHDAMPQLTKQMSNESGNSDETVVDSGPAAPQLALPTSLAQRQPSLMKLDIPFSIQEESLGSGLDKEFDRVIESQKVAFELALSQLSTHKPRLPPPGDPQDSSQHNNSLFLPQFANTRRPKQRGYLMRQNTKVIIASSRNEEPAVPAEPAPVDPRGTRSAGSSPRKASQQTWTTEPWNGQMRRPSVKTPAGIPKKKPVPSGPAPPLPGQKSNVQEATASTEETEPQLDEIFEEGEERGRLFVKVVGIKYLDLPLPRGERSHFALTLDNGLHCVTTAWLELGKSAPIGQEFELMVQNDLEFQLTLQMKLDESKFQTQENAASSPSRQKPSALSRVFASPRRRKEQLDLKQQSLQKARDVNAPVYERLRNLVSRDGSFGRAYVSLSDHEQYAFGRPYTVDVACFNEWAVEETPSSVKSKKSATSVNSQRRPPYKIGKLELQLLFVPKPKGSKEDEMPKSMNACIREMRDAESVATRTWEGFLSQQGGDCPFWRRRLFKLQGSKLTAFHETTRQPRATINLAKAAKLIDDRSSLTQKQTSTKGGGRRKSAFAEEEEGYMFVEEGFRIRFANGEVIDFYADNAADKEGWLRVMSEVVGKGSSSNGAVKAWADFVLKRERSMLKPRRQTTTDRLPAPPGPPSPIAKRPMTAAPPLKGPAAQAPQSPRPRHKHTFSQPEVRGTDSRHQKTRSLIF; encoded by the exons ATGGGTCTTGGAGCGGGCCAACGGCCACTCTCTGAAGTGAGCCCGATGGCGCAGCGACGCAATTCACCCAGCTGGAATCAGGTCTCAAAG ACACCCAGCGGTGACTCGGCTGCGTACGATGGGTCTCCCTTGAACAACTCCTCTTCCACGCTCCTTTTCTGGAAAGGTCGTgactctccttctccctACAACAAGGGCAGCGAAAACCGAAACCCTTACGACCCGGAGGGCTCGTACTTTCCGTCCAAGCGACCCTCCCTGGAGGACCTCAAGCGTGTTTCACGGGTCAAGAACCACAACATGTTCCGCGAGAGCGGGCAAGAATACGATCCAACCCAAGTGTCGGTGCCACACCGGCCCTGGGCCGCCGAGCGCTCGCCCCAGCGCGAGAGTCTCGTCAACACGGCCAAGCCGCAACACGACGACAGTCCTGCGACTCAGACGCCTCGCCCCCCTTCTCCCAGTAAAGAACAACCTTCCCCGGGCAAGTCTTCCCTGTCCAAAGGAAGCCGGTACGGCAAGGCCTTTGACCCTCAGAGCGACATCTGGTCGGAGTTTGACAGCATCGGTCAACGTCATGCTAAGAGCGTGAAGTTTGACGTTGCACCTCCGCAGGTCAACGAGTACGAAATGACCACCCCAGATCCATCCTCTGTCGCGTCTGGTTCTCGTGAGAACAGCTACGATTccgaggacgatgaagatATCAGCTTCGAGCACGAATCATCAGTCGAGCACGAGGATAGCTTCGACGCTTCTTTGGAGGACATCGAGAAGACCCCAGTTGTGCTTCCAGATGACTGGCGCTTCATGAGCCCCGCAAATGACGGGGAAAATGGAGATCCTTTCATTGAACACGTCGAGAGTCGCAGCACGAACGCCCATTCGGAAAGAGAGTCGGCTCAGCATGAACGAGTCGAGTCTTTTGACTCCAATGGCGATCCACGTCCTCTGCCGCCCTTGCCCTCTGTCAACCGCctttctggttctggtcCCGCTTCGCCCAGCAGactggctgctgcttttgaATTGGGTAGTGGTTCCCAGCGCACCCTGCCGGCACCTCCTTCGCCGGCCTCTTACAGCAAGTCAGACTTCGGTGGCCGTGTGTCTCTTGAAGAACGCCTGCGTCTTATGATGCTCCAGGAGGATGAGACAGATGATGACGATAAAGAAAACGCTGCCCTCCGCGAATCGCGACTGAGGCCTTCCAGCCTGATGAAAGATTCCGACAacaaggaagccgaggaatCTCAGGACAACTTCTTCTCACCTCCCCGAATTTCTCGTGACTCCATTCTGAGAGACATCCGCAAAAGCGAGAGCTACGAGGAGGATGACAGTGAGGATGAGATCTCGCAGACGGCCTCTAGCCCTCACCATTACGATCATTACGACCCTGACGTCCCTATTCCCTCGCTGGAaaatgatgacgatgatgataGCAGCAGTGTgatcgtcaaggaggaggagcacGAACACGATCTCTACGCGATTCCCGATTACTACAATCATCTTTCGGACAACAGTCTGTCTTCCAAGGATCCCCGAGCTCAATATGATCAAGACAGTAGCTACTCTCTTCACGACGCTGCGGGAAGTGACGGCACCGACTCTGGTCACACCACACCGGTGCGTGAGGAGCAGACTGAGCCTGCCGCACAGCCGAGCACGGGACTGAAAGACCTGTCGGAGAAGGGTGAAGCCAGGCCCTTGGATATGGTTTCTATTCGAGAGTCACTGGGACCGCGCCCCACTACCCCAGAGCAacaggaggagcaggtctCCGAGCCTGGAACTCCTGACTCCGTCATTCGCCATCCCGtagaggatgaggaagacgaagaggaggagaaggaagagagttCGTCTGATGAGGCGGTCCCTGAGCCGATTGCAACCGTCCGGGCTCCCGGTGCTGGTCTCAAGGTTCGGCCCTCGCTGACTCCGGCAGATTTGGTTTCAATGGCTGCCGCTCGTCGCAAGATTAGTGGCCAGCATGATGCCATGCCGCAGCTCACGAAGCAGATGTCGAATGAGTCAGGCAATTCGGACGAGACGGTTGTCGATTCTGGTCCcgctgcgccgcagctggcCTTGCCAACTAGTTTGGCTCAGCGACAGCCGAGCTTGATGAAGCTGGACATCCCGTTCAGCATTCAGGAAGAAAGTCTTGGTTCCGGTCTCGACAAAGAATTTGACCGCGTTATTGAATCCCAAAAGGTGGCGTTTGAACTCGCTCTTTCCCAACTTTCTACCCATAAACCGCGACTCCCTCCCCCGGGAGACCCCCAGGATTCTTCTCAGCACAACAACTCACTCTTTCTCCCACAATTTGCTAACACTCGCCGTCCCAAACAGAGAGGTTATCTGATGCGCCAGAACACGAAAGTTATCATCGCGAGCAGTCGCAATGAAGAGCCAGCTGTCCCTGCTGAACCTGCGCCCGTCGACCCTCGCGGCACACGGTCTGCCGGCTCTTCCCCTCGCAAGGCCAGCCAGCAGACTTGGACCACGGAGCCTTGGAATGGACAAATGCGACGTCCTAGTGTGAAGACTCCAGCGGGTATTCCTAAGAAGAAGCCTGTTCCCTCGGGACCTGCACCGCCGCTCCCAGGCCAAAAGAGCAACGTTCAGGAGGCAACCGCCTCTACGGAAGAGACCGAGCCTCAGCTGGACGAAATTTtcgaggaaggtgaagagagaGGCCGCCTCTTTGTCAAGGTTGTCGGTATCAAATACCTGGACCTCCCACTCCCGAGAG GCGAACGATCACACTTCGCATTGACTCTGGACAATGGCTTGCACTGTGTAACCACTGCGTGGTTGGAGCTGGGCAAGTCTGCTCCTATTGGACAAGAGTTTGAGCTCATGGTACAGAACGATCTCGAGTTCCAGTTGACCTTGCAAATGAAGCTCGACGAGAGCAAATTCCAGACTCAGGAGAACGCTGCATCATCGCCCTCTCGCCAGAAACCCTCAGCCCTCAGCCGTGTCTTTGCTTCCCCGCGCCGCCGCAAGGAGCAGCTTGACTTGAAGCAGCAGTCTCTGCAGAAGGCCAGGGATGTCAATGCTCCGGTTTACGAGCGACTTCGAAACCTCGTTTCCCGTGACGGAAGCTTCGGCCGCGCGTATGTCTCATTGAGCGACCATGAGCAGTATGCCTTTGGTCGGCCTTACACTGTGGACGTGGCTTGCTTCAACGAATGGGCTGTCGAGGAGACCCCCAGCAGCGtgaagagcaagaagagtGCCACCAGCGTCAATTCCCAGCGTCGTCCGCCGTACAAAATTGGGAAGCTTGAGCTGCAGTTGCTATTTGTCCCCAAACCCAAGGGCAGCAAAGAGGACGAGATGCCCAAGAGCATGAATGCCTGCATCCGCGAGATGCGTGATGCTGAGAGTGTTGCAACGCGCACTTGGGAAGGCTTCCTTTCTCAGCAAGGTGGAGATTGTCCGTTCTGGCGTCGTCGCCTCTTCAAGCTTCAGGGCTCCAAATTGACGGCCTTCCACGAGACCACGCGTCAGCCACGCGCAACAATCAACCtcgccaaggccgccaaATTGATCGATGACCGATCTTCTCTTACCCAGAAGCAAACAAGCACCAAGGGTGGTGGTCGCCGCAAGTCCGCCtttgctgaagaagaagagggttACATGTTTGTTGAAGAAGGCTTCCGCATCCGCTTCGCTAACGGCGAGGTGATTGACTTCTACGCCGACAATGCCGCAGATAAGGAGGGATGGTTGCGAGTCATGTCTGAAGTTGTTGGCAAAGGCTCTTCTAGCAACGGAGCAGTCAAGGCTTGGGCAGATTTTGTCCTCAAGCGTGAGCGCAGCATGCTGAAGCCGAGACGTCAGACTACCACCGATCGACTGCCTGCCCCCCCTGGCCCGCCTTCACCCATTGCGAAGCGGCCTATGACAGCAGCTCCACCTCTCAAAGgaccggcggcgcaggcgccccagtctcctcgtccacgacACAAGCACACCTTTTCTCAGCCTGAGGTTCGCGGCACGGACTCCCGACATCAGAAGACTcgctccttgatcttctaA
- a CDS encoding uncharacterized protein (ID:PFLUO_009434-T1.cds;~source:funannotate), protein MPLPANNPSSIVSTETETHALNVEFEWRKWKAFISKASDPESKPIYVVGFHHMNKPQIEYKSIGDDQKTTTIGTGTLHTLKIDTEYELHGQKRTLKALKRWKREYTYHSYIYSDNPKVPMTMTWTSSSGFKTWDFVCVDESQNPVARWSINIWATKKVGKIEFLGPKANDEAAHDEIVVTGLTLFWFMGLRSTNIGNFFATFFARPGPLEKPVPTED, encoded by the coding sequence ATGCCCTTACCAGCAAATAATCCCTCTTCCATCGTctccaccgagaccgagactcACGCCCTGAACGTTGAATTCGAGTGGAGGAAATGGAAAGCCTTTATCTCCAAAGCTAGCGACCCGGAGAGCAAACCGATCTACGTGGTCGGGTTCCATCACATGAATAAGCCACAGATAGAGTACAAATCCATCGGTGATGACCAGAAGACTACAACCATTGGCACGGGAACTCTCCACACCTTAAAAATCGACACCGAGTACGAGCTCCACGGACAGAAGCGCACGCTCAAAGCCCTGAAGCGGTGGAAAAGAGAATACACGTACCACTCATACATTTACTCCGACAATCCCAAGGTGCCAATGACGATGACCTGGACGAGCAGCTCGGGCTTCAAGACTTGGGACTTTGTCTGTGTCGACGAGAGCCAGAATCCCGTCGCAAGGTGGTCGATAAATATCTGGGCGACGAAAAAGGTCGGCAAGATTGAGTTTCTGGGTCCTAAGGCGAACGATGAGGCTGCTCATGATGAGATTGTTGTTACGGGGCTGACTTTGTTTTGGTTCATGGGTCTGCGCTCGACTAATATTGGGAACTTTTTTGCAACTTTCTTTGCACGTCCGGGGCCATTGGAGAAGCCGGTGCCGACGGAGGATTAA
- a CDS encoding uncharacterized protein (ID:PFLUO_009431-T1.cds;~source:funannotate): MTVDTTSNSQVASVLTTEQLASGAAKCLALQQSGEEIHSKRPFAALLLGPDNETVLMTSLSLSHVRHAECELARNAADNYSWDYLAKCTMISTWEPCAMCAGAIYWAHIGRLVYLASEKALQELTGLGNAENLTLDLPCRQVFAAGQTPVEVLGPVTAGGWERKVVENAARYWKRST, translated from the coding sequence ATGACGGTTGACACCACCTCCAACAGTCAAGTCGCCTCAGTCTTGACAACTGAACAACTCGCTTCTGGTGCAGCCAAGTGTCTCGCTCTCCAACAATCGGGAGAGGAAATCCATTCCAAACGACCGTTCGCAGCTCTCTTGTTGGGCCCCGACAATGAAACAGTGTTGATGACCTCCCTATCGCTCTCACATGTTCGACATGCTGAATGCGAACTGGCCCGCAATGCCGCCGATAATTACTCTTGGGACTACCTGGCCAAATGTACCATGATCTCAACGTGGGAGCCATGTGCCATGTGCGCTGGAGCCATCTACTGGGCCCATATTGGGCGGTTGGTTTATCTAGCTTCAGAAAAAGCATTGCAGGAACTCACAGGGCTGGGAAACGCAGAGAATTTGACCCTGGATCTGCCATGTCGGCAAGTTTTTGCTGCGGGACAAACGCCCGTGGAGGTTCTTGGCCCTGTTACGGCTGGAGGGTGGGAACGGAAGGTAGTGGAAAATGCTGCACGATATTGGAAAAGGAGCACTTAG
- a CDS encoding uncharacterized protein (ID:PFLUO_009432-T1.cds;~source:funannotate), whose translation MAHIQHPYFQSYPDAQGYFGRFGGNHYPPELQPALEELASSYQELHQTSEFQHTLNKVRVGLQGRPTPIHYLEHISNQVGGAQIFIKREDLNHTGAHKINHCVGFALLAKKMGKKKLIAETGAGQHGVALATAAAYFGLECEVHMGEVDIGKQSSNVGRMQLLGATVVPATTGQSALKDASDSAFNAYVEQHAHALYAIGSAIGPHPFPMIVRDFQRVVGQEAREQFLSITNGSLPEHVVACVAGGSNAMGIYSGFIDDPGVVLHAVEPLGISDELGQHAATLSHGSLGTLHGAKSVVLQKDDGAPAGVSSVASGLAYPGVGPEIAMLHEAGRLSIAAISDEEAISTFFRITKFEGIIPALESAHALAFAIRLAAQRPSSERILVNLSGRGDKDVDFILENYGTGASPGLSRETDVVGEGN comes from the coding sequence ATGGCACACATTCAACATCCTTATTTCCAAAGCTACCCCGACGCTCAAGGATATTTCGGTCGGTTTGGCGGCAACCACTATCCACCGGAGCTTCAGCCTGCGCTAGAAGAGCTGGCCAGCAGCTATCAGGAGCTTCATCAAACGTCAGAATTCCAGCATACACTCAACAAGGTACGGGTCGGACTTCAAGGGCGACCGACCCCAATACATTACCTCGAGCATATTTCAAATCAGGTAGGGGGCGCTCAGATCTTCATCAAGCGAGAGGATTTGAATCACACCGGCGCGCACAAAATCAATCACTGTGTTGGCTTCGCACTTCTCGCGAAGAAAATGGGTAAGAAGAAGCTGATTGCTGAGACCGGGGCTGGCCAGCACGGCGTCGCGCTCGCAACTGCAGCTGCCTATTTTGGCCTTGAATGCGAAGTTCACATGGGGGAGGTGGACATTGGTAAACAGAGCTCGAATGTCGGTCGCATGCAGCTGCTCGGCGCGACTGTGGTGCCAGCAACCACTGGCCAGTCTGCTCTTAAGGATGCTAGTGATTCCGCATTCAACGCGTATGTAGAGCAGCATGCGCATGCGCTCTATGCGATCGGATCGGCCATCGGTCCACATCCCTTCCCAATGATTGTTCGAGACTTCCAACGTGTAGTTGGTCAAGAAGCCCGCGAGCAATTCCTTTCCATCACGAATGGAAGCTTGCCCGAGCATGTGGTTGCATGTGTCGCAGGTGGCTCCAATGCGATGGGTATATATTCTGGTTTCATTGATGATCCGGGGGTTGTTCTGCACGCAGTGGAGCCTCTCGGCATATCTGATGAACTAGGCCAACACGCAGCAACGCTATCCCATGGAAGTCTAGGAACATTGCATGGTGCAAAATCAGTGGTGCTGCAGAAAGATGACGGTGCGCCTGCTGGAGTCTCCTCTGTGGCATCGGGACTCGCCTACCCCGGCGTTGGCCCAGAGATTGCGATGCTCCATGAAGCCGGTCGGCTTTCCATCGCAGCAATTtccgacgaggaagccatcAGTACATTTTTCCGCATTACAAAATTCGAGGGAATTATCCCTGCTTTGGAAAGTGCGCATGCTTTGGCGTTCGCAATCCGTTTGGCGGCGCAGCGCCCTTCATCCGAACGAATACTGGTCAATCTTTCAGGGCGGGGCGACAAAGATGTGGACTTTATACTTGAGAACTATGGGACAGGAGCCTCACCGGGCCTTTCCCGTGAAACGGACGTAGTGGGAGAAGGGAACTGA
- a CDS encoding uncharacterized protein (ID:PFLUO_009433-T1.cds;~source:funannotate), with translation MHFTNLLALALSLGTSQAALQGFNYGSTNGDGSSRSQSQFQELFKTAQGLVGASGFNSARLYTMIQGGTTNDPISAIPAAIASETTLLLGLWASGGNIDNELAALKSAISQYDDQFAKLVVGISVGSEDLYRNSPTGEKSDAGPGVQPEELVDYINQVRSVIKGTGLSGAPIGHVDTWTSWVNSSNSAVNDAVDWLGFDGYPFFQNTMANSIDDGLSLFNDAVAKTKSAAGGKEVWITETGWPVSGSTENQGVASIANAKQYWDQVGCPLFGKTNTWWYTLQDADSSATPNPSFGIVGTTLSTKPLFDLTCPKQSSSSAGSSSSSPSTSSSSGSGSSSSGNGSSSSGNGSTSSGSGSTSSGSGSTSSSNGSTSGSATSTGSSSGSSSSANGGKSSTGKGSSSAGATSTKASGSAKASGSPSPTVNANAATRASGSAFGMIVAGIALAMLA, from the coding sequence ATGCATTTCACCAACCTTTTGGCCCTCGCCCTGTCGCTGGGCACGTCTCAGGCCGCTCTCCAGGGGTTCAACTACGGTagcaccaacggcgatggCAGCAGCCGTTCCCAGTCGCAGTTCCAGGAACTTTTCAAGACCGCTCAgggcctcgtcggcgcctCGGGATTCAACAGCGCCCGTCTGTACACCATGATCCAGGGCGGCACCACCAACGACCCCATCTCGGccatccccgccgccatcgcgTCAGAGACCACCCTGCTCCTGGGTCTCTGGGCCTCCGGTGGCAACATTGACAAcgagctggctgcgctgaAGTCGGCCATCAGCCAGTACGACGACCAGTTCGCCAAGCTGGTGGTTGGTATCTCGGTCGGCAGTGAGGATCTCTACCGCAACTCGCCCACGGGAGAGAAGTCCGACGCCGGCCCCGGTGTCCAGCccgaggagctggtcgacTACATCAACCAGGTTCGCTCCGTGATCAAGGGTACCGGCCTGAGCGGCGCCCCCATCGGCCACGTCGACACCTGGACTTCCTGGGTCAACAGCTCCAACTCGGCCGTGAACGACGCAGTTGACTGGCTCGGCTTCGACGGCTACCCgttcttccagaacaccatggccaactCGATCGACGATGGCCTGTCGCTGTTCAACGACGCCGTCGCTAAGACCAAGTCCGCTGCTGGTGGAAAGGAGGTCTGGATTACGGAGACCGGCTGGCCCGTCAGCGGCTCGACCGAGAACCAGGGTGTCGCTtccatcgccaacgccaagCAGTACTGGGACCAGGTCGGCTGCCCCCTGTTCGGCAAGACCAACACCTGGTGGTACACCCTGCAGGACGCCGACTCCTCGGCTACTCCCAACCCCAGcttcggcatcgtcggcaCCACCCTGAGCACCAAGCCTCTGTTCGACCTGACCTGCCCCAAGCAGTCCAGCTCGTCTGCcggctcttcttccagctcccccagcacctcctcctcgtctggcagcggctcttcctcgtccggcaacggctcttcctcgtccggcAACGGCTCTACCTCTTCCGGCAGCGGCTCTACCTCGTCTGGCAGCGGCTCTACCTCGTCCAGCAACGGCTCTACCTCCGGCTCGGCCACCTCCACcggcagcagctccggctcttcctccagcgccaacGGTGGCAAGAGCTCCACTGGCAAGGGCTCCAGCTCTGCCGGTGCCACCTCCACCAAGGCCTCCGGCTCCGCCAAGGCCTCCGGCTCTCCCTCCCCTACCGTGAATGCCAACGCGGCCACCCGCGCCTCGGGCTCGGCCTTCGGCATGATCGTTGCGGGCATCGCTCTCGCCATGCTGGCTTAA